Genomic window (Akkermansiaceae bacterium):
ACCGCGCCTTTCATCGCCGCGTAGGCGGAGTAGCCGGGCAGGGTGAAACGGGCCAGACCCGTGGAGGTGTTGATGATGCGCCCCCCGTCCGCCAGCAACGGCAGCAGCGTCTGGGTGAGGAAGTAGACGCCCTTGAAATGGACGTTGGACAGACGGTCGAAGTCCTCCTCCGTCATTTCCGCCAGCGGACCACGGACATCCATGCCCGCGTTGTTGAGCAGGAAGTCGAAGCTGTCCCTGCCCCATGTTTCCCGCAGGACGCCGGCGACCTCTTCCGCAAAGGCGGGGAAGGAAGAGGAAATGCCAGTGTCGAGGAACAGCGCGGCAGCCTTCCGCCCGCGGATCTCCTCCGCCACGGCTTCCGCTTCGTCCTTTCCGCTGCGGTAAGTGAGGATCACGTCGGCTCCGTGGTCCGCGAGTTGCAGGGCGGTTGCCCGGCCCAG
Coding sequences:
- a CDS encoding SDR family oxidoreductase, encoding MKLNAKIALITGGSRGLGRATALQLADHGADVILTYRSGKDEAEAVAEEIRGRKAAALFLDTGISSSFPAFAEEVAGVLRETWGRDSFDFLLNNAGMDVRGPLAEMTEEDFDRLSNVHFKGVYFLTQTLLPLLADGGRIINTSTGLARFTLPGYSAYAAMKGAVEVYTRYLAKELGQRGITANTVAPGPAETDFTSASLGDPVIRGSIVSQTALGRTAQPDDIAGVSVFLCSDEGRWVNAQRIEASGGLFI